One part of the Dermacentor silvarum isolate Dsil-2018 chromosome 6, BIME_Dsil_1.4, whole genome shotgun sequence genome encodes these proteins:
- the LOC119456365 gene encoding uncharacterized protein LOC119456365 has translation MASRKYASASPFCDGNIRDTDIPSKLRHRNELFRPCLASPTHRCWLCEDVATWNDVISSFGYELCEKRTGVLCLRTIPHARGFLYQQVREAASTLSVLLKQHSCIDEVSFSYGEYFFSSTDSLAGAFGLMRHGSKAFPVRPGPSVRHVKVCSCCAYWCSPLQIIDLRCLMTLETLVFDGVDMPTNVVSKIASAVCRNSATLREVAIANTRMLQENSDVLWRCLQRCVRLKSALLSYCVYFPGSVDGLVRLVRSSHTLEHVMVPTLTKAKHVAQVAEALGNSTSLRDIYVCAATLSMASVFMALEFHSTVKCLHLADYCILRSQGISVASMLRSNTVLQTLIIERGTISASGAEEIAKAIKQNSTLQCLEFLSSSVNVAVICCLCKALDQNKTLQKLKFDDFYASNSERASLAAILASNSCYDRVLLPLVGADVENILSLYANVQFCLTELSLKNICDISVVLFGHLCEALALSTTVRTLKVHYKGHEPSKGDLFSEMLEANRSVTSLVLSQNPETTSYCLVTKVAAALVHNTTLQELDVSTGLQFYHHTALSFCRMLSWNQTLIKVIIRLSRGLPMKCLSLLATGVKKNKLLLEFGTESPEIPFSGITYPIFTTLRQNHSRLNQAVEFVKHNSTDRQCAEAFECLCKKAHFMYHVAKVAGQSMSEAYRNITCSVRYLYDNFFVIAGIVQHSVECDPGQGTQIDALNTDCWHTIAQYLKVSDINARGCDVV, from the exons ATGGCTTCAAGAAAGTATGCATCGGCTTCCCCGTTCTGTGACGGTAACATCCGTGACACCGATATACCGAGCAAACTTCGCCATCGGAACGAACTTTTCCGGCCCTGCCTAGCCAGCCCGACGCACCGATGTTGGCTGTGCGAAGACGTTGCTACTTGGAACGATGTTATCAGTTCCTTCGGCTATGAGTTGTGCGAAAAACGGACGGGTGTGCTCTGCCTCCGAACAATACCACATGCTAGGGGCTTCTTGTATCAGCAAGTCAGAGAAGCTGCGTCCACCCTTTCAGTTCTCCTTAAGCAGCATTCGTGTATCGATGAAGTAAGCTTCAGTTACGGAGAGTACTTTTTTTCGAGTACCGATTCTTTAGCCGGCGCTTTTGGTTTAATGCGACATGGTTCGAAGGCGTTCCCGGTACGTCCTGGCCCTTCTGTTCGCCATGTTAAAGTTTGCAGCTGTTGTGCTTACTGGTGCAGTCCTTTGCAAATCATCGACCTTCGTTGTTTGATGACTCTGGAAACTCTCGTGTTCGACGGCGTCGACATGCCTACCAATGTGGTCTCTAAGATAGCTTCGGCAGTGTGTCGCAATTCAGCTACTCTAAGGGAAGTAGCGATTGCAAACACACGTATGTTGCAAGAAAACAGCGATGTGTTGTGGCGCTGCCTACAAAGATGCGTTCGCCTAAAGTCAGCTTTACTGTCATACTGTGTGTACTTTCCCGGAAGCGTGGATGGATTGGTCAGACTTGTGAGGTCGTCCCATACTTTAGAACACGTGATGGTTCCAACCCTAACAAAAGCAAAGCATGTGGCTCAGGTAGCCGAAGCGCTAGGGAATAGCACATCTCTGCGTGATATTTATGTCTGTGCAGCAACTTTGTCAATGGCATCAGTGTTTATGGCTCTTGAATTCCACTCTACCGTGAAGTGCTTGCATTTAGCCGATTACTGCATCTTAAGAAGCCAGGGAATTTCTGTAGCATCAATGCTGCGCTCCAACACTGTACTTCAGACACTAATCATAGAACGTGGCACCATATCGGCATCTGGTGCTGAGGAGATTGCAAAGGCTATCAAGCAGAACTCAACACTACAATGTTTAGAGTTCCTGTCATCAAGTGTTAATGTAGCTGTCATCTGCTGCCTGTGCAAAGCACTTGATCAAAACAAGACCCTGCAGAAGCTGAAATTCGACGATTTTTATGCATCGAACAGTGAAAG GGCAAGCTTGGCAGCTATACTAGCGAGCAACAGCTGCTATGATCGTGTGCTGCTCCCATTGGTTGGCGCCGATGTCGAGAACATTTTGTCACTATATGCCAATGTTCAGTTTTGTCTCACAGAACTCAGCCTGAAGAACATTTGTGACATATCTGTCGTGCTTTTTGGACATCTGTGTGAAGCCCTGGCTTTAAGCACTACGGTGCGAACTTTGAAGGTGCACTATAAGGGCCATGAACCCAGCAAGGGAGACTTATTTTCTGAAATGCTTGAAGCCAACAGGTCTGTCACATCTTTGGTGCTTTCCCAGAACCCAGAAACCACTAGTTACTGTCTAGTAACAAAGGTTGCTGCAGCACTTGTCCACAACACAACTCTGCAGGAACTCGATGTCAGTACTGGCTTACAGTTTTATCATCACACAGCCTTGTCATTCTGCCGCATGCTGTCATGGAATCAAACTTTGATTAAGGTCATTATACGACTGTCTCGGGGACTGCCTATGAAGTGCCTAAGTTTGCTTGCAACTGGAGTAAAGAAAAACAAGCTACTCTTGGAATTTGGCACGGAAAGTCCAGAGATCCCATTCAGTGGCATCACTTACCCTATCTTCACTACTCTACGGCAGAACCACAGCCGACTGAACCAAGCGGTTGAGTTTGTTAAGCATAATAGTACTGACAGGCAATGCGCTGAGGCCTTTGAGTGTCTTTGTAAGAAGGCTCACTTTATGTATCATGTGGCAAAGGTGGCAGGACAAAGCATGTCAGAAGCCTATCGGAACATTACTTGTTCTGTACGCTACCTCTATGACAACTTCTTTGTCATTGCAGGAATAGTGCAACATTCTGTTGAGTGTGATCCTGGCCAAGGAACCCAGATTGATGCTTTGAATACAGATTGTTGGCATACCATTGCACAGTACCTCAAAGTGTCAGATATTAATGCCCGAGGATGTGATGTCGTATAG
- the LOC119456366 gene encoding uncharacterized protein LOC119456366: MAAGFCRLLLLSVLPWLSSAKPAAANIYTGSVDIPDVIEGDIYMPPITSVSDLRARTKETPLWPGGIVHYIIDDAFDSWEKEEILSAMQQIESVSCVQFRERADEEGYIHILSKQGRVFPRLLECND; the protein is encoded by the exons ATGGCGGCCGGTTTCTGCAGGCTACTGCTGTTGTCCGTGCTCCCGTGGTTGTCTTCGGCGAAACCCGCGGCTGCTAATATCTACACAGGTTCCGTCGACATACCAG ATGTCATCGAGGGGGACATCTATATGCCACCCATCACATCG GTTTCCGACCTGCGTGCGAGAACGAAGGAGACTCCCCTGTGGCCAGGAGGCATAGTTCACTACATCATCGACGACGCTTTCG ATTCGTGGGAGAAAGAAGAGATCCTCAGCGCCATGCAGCAGATCGAGTCCGTCTCGTGCGTCCAGTTCAGGGAGCGTGCCGACGAAGAAGGATACATCCACATTTTGAGCAAGCAGGGGCGAGTGTTCCCGCGTCTCCTTGAGTGCAATGATTAG
- the LOC125946159 gene encoding zinc metalloproteinase nas-4-like, with translation MSGLRQLVSLNFEVCATYGTIVHELLHVLGLWHEQSRADRDRYVRVVWNNVVPRFKANFMKTNRVPYLEEDYDYESIMHYFFNAFSKDPEQATLVPKNTAVELFNLGLAFKENRMTKVDIHKLNTIYHCPTDKPAGHDDAHHE, from the exons ATGTCCGGACTTCGCCAACTGGTTTCTCTAAACTTCGAGGTCTGCGCCACATACGGCACGATCGTGCATGAACTCTTGCACGTCCTTGGACTCTGGCATGAACAGTCACGTGCCGACCGCGACAGATACGTGCGGGTTGTTTGGAACAACGTTGTACCAA GGTTTAAGGCCAACTTTATGAAGACCAACAGGGTGCCTTACCTGGAGGAAGACTATGACTACGAGTCTATAATGCACTACTTCTTCAACGCATTTTCCAAAGATCCGGAGCAGGCCACATTGGTGCCCAAGAACACTGCAGTTGAGCTGTTCAACTTAGGCCTCGCCTTCAAGGAGAATCGCATGACCAAGGTGGACATTCACAAGCTCAACACCATTTACCACTGTCCCACCGACAAGCCTGCGGGTCACGACGACGCCCACCATGAATAA